One window of the Runella slithyformis DSM 19594 genome contains the following:
- the pfkA gene encoding 6-phosphofructokinase, translating into MKKIAVFTSGGDAPGMNACIRAVVRTSMYYGIEVYGIRRGYNGMIAGDIYQMTSHSVSNIIQRGGTILKSARSKEFMTKEGRQKAFEQLQKFGIEGLVAIGGNGTFTGATIFYDEYGIPTVGAPGTIDNDLFGTDYTIGYDTAVNTALEAIDKIRDTADSHDRVFFIEVMGRDSGYIAIQSGIAGGAEIVMVPEVLTPITEVIETLKQGWNRSKSSSIIVVAEGDEEGNAAEVAEKIKSRVDIDIDIRVTTLGHIQRGGIPTAYDRILASRLGLGAVEGLMNGHKNVMVGIINNEIIYTPFRDTIRLPKPINEDMLRMVKILST; encoded by the coding sequence ATCAAAAAAATTGCGGTTTTTACCTCAGGCGGAGACGCTCCCGGTATGAACGCTTGCATCCGCGCCGTAGTCCGTACTTCCATGTATTATGGAATTGAAGTATATGGTATCCGTCGCGGTTACAATGGAATGATTGCCGGTGACATTTATCAGATGACTTCTCATTCTGTAAGCAATATAATTCAGCGTGGCGGTACCATTCTTAAATCGGCCCGCAGCAAAGAATTTATGACTAAAGAAGGTCGTCAAAAAGCATTTGAACAACTCCAAAAATTCGGAATCGAAGGACTTGTTGCCATTGGGGGAAACGGAACGTTTACGGGCGCCACTATTTTTTACGACGAATACGGCATCCCTACCGTAGGTGCCCCGGGAACCATCGACAATGACCTCTTCGGCACTGACTATACCATTGGTTATGATACCGCCGTTAATACAGCCCTGGAAGCCATTGACAAAATTCGCGATACTGCTGATTCTCACGACCGCGTTTTCTTTATAGAAGTAATGGGCCGCGACTCCGGCTACATTGCCATTCAATCAGGCATTGCGGGCGGGGCTGAAATCGTGATGGTTCCTGAAGTATTAACCCCCATTACGGAGGTAATCGAAACCCTCAAGCAGGGCTGGAACCGCTCAAAGTCTTCTTCTATCATTGTAGTAGCCGAAGGAGATGAAGAAGGTAACGCCGCCGAAGTAGCCGAAAAAATCAAATCACGGGTTGATATCGACATTGATATTCGCGTAACGACCCTTGGGCACATTCAGCGGGGTGGAATCCCAACCGCGTATGACCGCATATTGGCCAGCCGTTTGGGACTCGGAGCCGTTGAAGGTCTCATGAACGGTCATAAAAATGTCATGGTTGGAATCATTAATAACGAAATCATATACACTCCTTTCAGAGATACGATCCGGTTGCCTAAACCCATCAACGAAGATATGCTTCGGATGGTGAAAATTCTCAGTACATAG
- a CDS encoding exo-alpha-sialidase yields the protein MHLKSVFFLLFAFAGATLFAQTPAVLLVKEEFIFDTPPVPSCHASSIVQLGDQHLMATWFGGTAEGKPDVTIWLAEYRKGKWGQPKQMADGIMDAGKRYPCWNPVLFKTREGKLMLYYKVGPNPREWWGMVRYSTDNGKNWSAPEKLPEGIMGPIKNKPIQLPNGDILHPTSTESVTGNIWHVHLEKTDKNGKNWQKISIDNGDFGAIQPSILTYPDGKMQMLCRSRQNVVVQTWSSDGGKTWSPVSALSLPNPNSGTDAVTLKNGTQILIYNPLIRGSDWAKGRNKLRVAASKDGTNWQDIYTLEDEGKGEFSYPAVIQTTDGLVHITYTHERKNVKHVVLKVPDVLPPKPVGPTPSKAQMGWHEMEQNAFIHFTTNTFTDLEWGYGDEKPSIFNPTQTDVDQWIKTLKEAGFKGAILTCKHHDGFTLFPSQYTEHSIKNSPYKNGKGDIVREVADACKKYGLKFGVYLSPWDRNHPEYGKPGYVEYYRNQLKEIFTNYGPAFEMWFDGANGGDGYYGGAREKRQIKGSTYYDWPKTLDLVRQMEPNVIFFSDAGPGVRWVGNERGVAGETNWNSITPDTLFAGKGGIEKLLNTGSEDGTQWIPAEVDVSIRPGWFYHAKEDAKVRTPENLFDIYLTSVGRGSTLLLNVPPDRRGLIHENDVKALQGWRALIDREFKTNLAANAKVKASAYRGNVANYAPGNLTDGNKETYWTTNDDVTTGSVEIDLGKPQTVKYITLKEYIALGQRVKAFEVEAWQNGAWQKVAQATTIGYKRILKLTPVQTDKIRVTITASKASPVLSAVEVY from the coding sequence ATGCATCTAAAATCAGTCTTTTTTCTACTATTTGCTTTTGCAGGCGCTACCCTTTTTGCCCAGACCCCGGCCGTTTTGTTGGTCAAAGAGGAATTTATTTTTGATACACCGCCTGTTCCGTCCTGCCATGCCTCAAGCATTGTGCAACTCGGCGACCAACACCTCATGGCCACGTGGTTTGGCGGTACCGCCGAAGGAAAACCCGACGTCACCATCTGGTTGGCCGAATACCGAAAAGGAAAATGGGGGCAGCCCAAACAAATGGCTGACGGCATCATGGACGCCGGCAAACGCTATCCGTGCTGGAATCCCGTATTGTTCAAAACCCGCGAAGGTAAGCTTATGCTGTATTACAAAGTAGGGCCCAATCCGCGCGAGTGGTGGGGAATGGTGCGCTATTCGACCGATAACGGCAAAAACTGGTCTGCGCCCGAAAAACTGCCCGAAGGCATTATGGGCCCCATCAAGAATAAACCCATTCAGCTCCCCAACGGTGACATTCTGCACCCGACGAGTACGGAAAGCGTGACGGGAAATATTTGGCATGTACATTTGGAAAAAACCGACAAAAACGGGAAGAATTGGCAAAAGATCAGCATCGACAACGGCGATTTCGGGGCGATTCAGCCCAGTATCCTCACCTACCCTGACGGCAAAATGCAGATGCTTTGCCGCAGCCGTCAGAATGTGGTCGTACAAACATGGTCCAGCGACGGCGGGAAGACCTGGAGCCCGGTCAGTGCACTCAGCCTGCCGAATCCAAACTCAGGAACCGATGCAGTGACGCTCAAAAACGGCACCCAAATCCTGATCTACAACCCGCTTATTCGCGGCAGCGACTGGGCCAAAGGGCGTAATAAGCTGCGCGTAGCTGCCTCCAAAGACGGTACCAACTGGCAGGACATTTATACACTGGAAGACGAAGGCAAAGGGGAATTCAGTTACCCGGCCGTGATTCAAACCACCGACGGCCTCGTACACATCACCTACACGCATGAGCGCAAAAACGTGAAGCACGTGGTGTTGAAAGTACCCGATGTATTACCGCCCAAGCCCGTAGGCCCTACCCCTTCGAAAGCACAGATGGGTTGGCACGAAATGGAACAAAATGCGTTTATCCACTTCACAACCAACACCTTCACGGATTTGGAATGGGGCTACGGCGACGAGAAGCCCTCCATTTTCAACCCTACTCAAACGGACGTGGACCAATGGATCAAAACGCTCAAAGAGGCCGGTTTTAAAGGAGCTATTCTGACCTGCAAACACCACGACGGATTCACGCTCTTCCCCAGCCAATACACCGAGCATTCGATCAAAAACAGTCCTTACAAAAACGGCAAAGGTGATATAGTCCGGGAAGTGGCCGATGCCTGCAAAAAGTACGGTCTGAAGTTCGGCGTGTACCTTTCGCCCTGGGATCGCAATCACCCCGAATACGGCAAGCCGGGCTATGTAGAATATTACCGTAACCAACTGAAAGAAATCTTCACCAATTACGGTCCGGCGTTCGAAATGTGGTTTGACGGTGCCAACGGCGGCGACGGCTACTACGGCGGCGCCCGCGAAAAACGGCAGATCAAAGGCTCGACGTACTACGATTGGCCCAAAACACTGGATCTGGTGCGCCAAATGGAGCCTAATGTCATCTTTTTCAGCGATGCCGGCCCGGGCGTACGTTGGGTAGGAAACGAACGCGGCGTAGCAGGCGAAACCAACTGGAACAGCATTACGCCCGATACACTGTTTGCGGGAAAAGGCGGCATTGAAAAACTGCTGAACACGGGTTCTGAAGACGGCACCCAGTGGATTCCGGCCGAGGTAGATGTATCAATCCGACCGGGCTGGTTTTACCACGCCAAAGAAGATGCCAAAGTACGCACACCCGAAAACCTATTTGACATTTATCTGACTTCGGTAGGACGCGGCTCCACGCTCCTGCTCAATGTACCGCCCGATCGCCGGGGGCTTATTCACGAAAATGATGTAAAAGCCCTGCAGGGCTGGCGCGCGCTGATCGACCGGGAATTTAAAACCAATCTGGCCGCCAACGCGAAAGTAAAAGCCTCCGCTTACCGAGGAAACGTCGCCAATTATGCCCCGGGAAACCTCACGGACGGCAACAAAGAAACCTACTGGACCACCAACGACGACGTCACGACAGGCAGCGTGGAAATTGATCTGGGGAAACCTCAAACCGTAAAATACATTACGCTCAAAGAATACATTGCCCTGGGGCAACGCGTGAAAGCGTTTGAGGTAGAGGCTTGGCAAAACGGTGCCTGGCAAAAAGTAGCTCAGGCCACGACCATCGGCTATAAGCGTATCCTGAAACTTACGCCGGTGCAGACCGATAAGATCCGGGTAACCATCACCGCTTCCAAAGCCTCTCCGGTCCTTTCCGCCGTTGAGGTGTACTGA
- a CDS encoding YfhO family protein — protein MKKSFNFKALLPHLLVVLGFALLSIVYMSPVLKGKTLIQNDPLQAAAASREASDFFKQTGEWTGWTNSTFGGMPTYFIWGHHSRGILIPLGTFINQFGQGGYIFFYLLGFYILLLALECGLLTSVLGAVAFAFFSYNIQIIEAGHISKVQALEFAPIMIAGVIWAYKGRSWLGAAVFSLGLGLDLWANHAQITYYSGLIIAIFAIFEIVRAIRLKKLSSFITSSALLALMGILIVANNTSVLWTTLEYTKETIRGKSELSPKPGEKSTSGGLDRDYAFNWSYGKLESLTLLIPNFMGGASGGELDEKSEVYRALGRYNIPPETASQFVRQISTYWGDQSFVGGGIYSGAIICFLFVLGLFIAENRYKYPFAVAFVFFLFVSWGKNLAVLNYVLFDYFPMFNKFRAVSMALSLVQLCVAVIAALGVKNLLQTTPDWAELKRPFFISLGLTGGVALLFALVPGLFDFRSENDPRLVETLTQQFGNNKAAANELYTALLADRSDMLRGDAFRSFIFILLGAGVVWAYATQKLKNATVVAGVLAGLTLIDMWSVDRRYLNTDSFQQKYYSYDDLFQPSPANQQIMQDTDPNYRVIDLTTSPFQDARLSYFHKSLGGYHGASLRRYREVVDAQMTKNNMAVYNMLNTRYFIVPGQDGQPTVQRNPEALGNAWFVKEVKQVNNADEELKALDAFNPRQTAFVDKRFADQLKAAPTQTDTSATIRLTDYKPNQLTYESNSTTAQTAIFSEIYYRGGIDWKAYVDGQETPHFRANYILRGMVVPAGKHKIEFKFDPPAVKTGRRIDRFAAAAWVLLLLGGIFIEYRRKPSKEA, from the coding sequence ATGAAAAAATCCTTTAATTTCAAAGCTCTCCTGCCTCACTTATTGGTGGTTTTGGGTTTTGCCCTCCTTTCTATTGTGTATATGAGCCCGGTGCTCAAAGGAAAAACGCTGATTCAAAACGACCCGTTACAGGCAGCGGCAGCCTCGCGTGAAGCATCGGATTTTTTTAAACAAACCGGTGAGTGGACCGGCTGGACCAATAGCACGTTCGGGGGAATGCCAACGTATTTCATCTGGGGGCACCACTCGCGGGGCATATTGATTCCACTGGGTACGTTCATCAATCAATTCGGGCAGGGAGGATACATCTTTTTCTATCTGTTGGGCTTTTATATCCTGCTGCTGGCGTTGGAGTGCGGTCTGCTGACAAGTGTGTTGGGGGCCGTTGCTTTCGCTTTTTTCTCATATAATATTCAAATCATCGAAGCCGGACATATTTCGAAGGTACAGGCCCTGGAGTTTGCGCCCATCATGATCGCGGGGGTAATTTGGGCCTATAAGGGCCGAAGTTGGCTCGGTGCTGCCGTTTTCAGTTTGGGGTTGGGATTGGACCTGTGGGCCAACCACGCCCAGATTACGTATTATTCAGGACTGATCATTGCCATATTTGCCATTTTTGAGATCGTTCGGGCTATTCGCCTAAAGAAACTTTCATCGTTTATTACGTCAAGTGCCTTATTGGCCCTGATGGGCATTTTGATCGTGGCAAATAATACCTCGGTACTGTGGACAACGTTGGAATACACCAAAGAAACCATTCGCGGAAAATCGGAATTGAGCCCTAAGCCGGGTGAAAAAAGTACCAGCGGCGGCTTGGACCGTGACTATGCTTTCAACTGGAGTTACGGTAAATTGGAATCACTGACCTTGCTTATTCCCAATTTTATGGGCGGGGCCTCCGGAGGCGAACTGGACGAAAAATCTGAGGTGTACCGTGCACTTGGCCGTTACAACATTCCTCCCGAAACCGCTTCTCAGTTTGTGCGACAAATATCTACGTATTGGGGCGACCAAAGCTTTGTCGGTGGAGGTATCTATTCGGGAGCCATCATTTGTTTCCTTTTTGTCTTAGGTTTATTCATCGCCGAAAATCGCTACAAATATCCTTTTGCGGTGGCGTTTGTATTCTTCCTGTTTGTATCATGGGGAAAGAACCTTGCCGTTCTCAACTATGTGCTGTTTGATTATTTCCCGATGTTCAATAAGTTCCGGGCGGTGAGTATGGCCCTGTCGCTCGTGCAGTTGTGCGTGGCGGTTATTGCGGCCCTGGGCGTGAAAAATCTGTTGCAAACGACACCTGATTGGGCCGAATTGAAACGCCCGTTCTTTATCAGTCTGGGCCTGACGGGCGGTGTGGCTCTGCTGTTTGCCCTGGTTCCGGGGTTGTTTGACTTCAGAAGTGAAAATGACCCTCGTCTGGTCGAAACCCTTACGCAGCAATTCGGCAACAACAAAGCCGCAGCCAATGAGCTCTATACCGCACTGTTGGCCGACCGCAGTGATATGCTGCGCGGCGATGCCTTCCGAAGCTTTATTTTTATTCTTCTGGGGGCCGGTGTCGTATGGGCGTATGCTACCCAAAAACTTAAAAATGCGACCGTCGTGGCGGGCGTTTTGGCGGGATTGACCCTGATTGATATGTGGTCGGTCGACCGTCGTTATTTGAATACCGACAGTTTTCAACAAAAATATTATTCCTACGATGACCTGTTTCAGCCGAGCCCGGCGAATCAGCAGATCATGCAGGATACGGATCCTAATTACCGGGTGATCGACCTGACCACCAGCCCGTTTCAGGATGCAAGGCTTTCTTATTTCCATAAATCACTGGGGGGGTATCACGGAGCATCGCTGCGCCGGTACCGTGAGGTGGTAGATGCCCAAATGACCAAGAACAACATGGCGGTGTATAACATGCTCAATACGCGCTATTTCATTGTGCCGGGTCAGGACGGACAGCCTACCGTGCAGCGCAACCCCGAAGCCTTGGGCAATGCGTGGTTTGTGAAGGAGGTGAAGCAGGTCAATAATGCTGACGAAGAACTGAAAGCGCTGGATGCCTTCAATCCCCGTCAAACGGCCTTTGTGGATAAACGCTTTGCCGATCAGTTAAAAGCCGCCCCAACGCAAACGGATACCTCGGCCACGATTCGATTGACGGATTATAAACCGAACCAACTCACCTACGAATCAAATTCAACAACGGCCCAAACGGCTATTTTCTCCGAAATCTATTATCGGGGCGGCATTGACTGGAAAGCCTACGTAGATGGGCAGGAAACCCCGCATTTTCGCGCCAATTACATCCTGCGAGGCATGGTTGTGCCGGCAGGGAAGCACAAAATTGAGTTTAAATTTGATCCGCCGGCGGTGAAGACCGGGCGGCGGATCGACCGATTTGCGGCGGCGGCCTGGGTACTCTTACTTTTGGGGGGAATCTTCATCGAATACCGTCGCAAGCCTTCGAAAGAAGCATAG
- a CDS encoding TonB-dependent receptor, translating to MKSLINTILLVLVMGIMAFGQRSTITGKVTDTSKQTIVGASVVLKGTVRGVQTNTSGEYIIKGLKAGNYVAVISTVGMKSQETAVVLEENESKTLDFVLEEETYTLSDVQVTGSKGVKGNEHLAEVEGYSINASKKNEVIKLDNINANLAMNNSRQIFSRTPGISVWENDGSGVQLGVASRGLSPNRSWEFNTRMNGYDITPDPMGYPEAYYTPPMEVVDRIEIVRGASSLQYGSQFGGLMNFVLRKPDISTRFTVESQNTTGSNGLFSTFNYIGGTEGRLSYTAYYQKRMGNGWRENSRFDTDHAHLELSYAVSNKLKIGVEATYMMTEIQQAGGLTDAQFIQDSRQSVRARNWFSTPWCIPSVNAEYIFSPKTKLSLKAFSTIAERNSVGNVRAITEVDNLTAPRQVDRDFYTTIGSELRLLTDYKFLGKENTLATGLRYFRGHIDRKQQGRGTNGAGMDFDLSDGAYPRDLDFTNINQAAFFENIFRFNKKLLATLGARVENISSTMEGQFSLTNGNPTLLSPITRNRSFMIFGGGLEYHISPQTEFYSNISQAYRPVLISDLTPPATTDIIDENLQDARGYNFDFGYRGKVGNYLNFDVDYFYVNYNNRIGTITQTNAANQRYQFRTNLGRSVSQGFEGYVEFDPITAFFKKSKVGYLSVFASIAYIDAVYHDFATTSVVNGLVAEGNLAGKRVENAPRKINRFGVTYNKKGFSVTWQLSDIGKAYADASNTEAANAAATTGIIPAYTVQDLSASFKFLKHYNFKAGVNNLTDERYFTRRAGGYPGPGLMPADGRTFYVSGGVKF from the coding sequence ATGAAGTCTTTGATTAATACCATTTTACTTGTCTTAGTTATGGGTATTATGGCTTTTGGGCAGCGATCAACCATAACAGGAAAGGTGACGGATACATCGAAACAGACGATCGTGGGAGCGAGTGTTGTATTGAAAGGAACCGTGAGAGGGGTTCAAACAAACACCTCCGGTGAGTATATCATTAAAGGATTAAAAGCAGGCAATTATGTAGCGGTAATTTCGACAGTAGGAATGAAATCTCAGGAAACAGCGGTTGTTCTTGAAGAAAACGAATCAAAAACCCTGGATTTTGTCTTGGAAGAAGAGACGTACACCCTCAGTGATGTTCAGGTAACAGGCAGCAAAGGCGTAAAAGGGAATGAGCATTTGGCGGAGGTAGAGGGCTACTCGATCAATGCTTCCAAGAAGAACGAAGTCATTAAACTTGACAATATCAATGCCAACCTGGCAATGAATAACAGCCGTCAGATTTTCAGCCGTACGCCGGGTATCTCGGTTTGGGAAAACGATGGTTCGGGTGTGCAGCTTGGGGTGGCGTCGCGCGGTTTGAGTCCGAATCGCTCCTGGGAATTTAATACACGTATGAACGGCTATGACATCACTCCCGATCCAATGGGCTACCCTGAAGCCTATTACACGCCGCCGATGGAGGTGGTTGACCGCATAGAAATTGTGCGTGGTGCTTCTTCCCTTCAATACGGCTCGCAGTTTGGCGGTTTGATGAACTTTGTCCTTCGTAAGCCGGATATTTCTACGCGTTTTACGGTTGAGTCGCAGAATACCACGGGCAGCAACGGGCTTTTCAGTACCTTTAACTATATCGGCGGTACAGAGGGGCGTTTGAGTTATACTGCTTATTATCAGAAGCGTATGGGGAATGGTTGGCGTGAAAATAGCCGTTTTGATACCGACCATGCTCACCTTGAGTTGAGCTATGCAGTATCTAATAAACTGAAAATCGGGGTTGAAGCTACGTATATGATGACCGAAATTCAACAGGCGGGGGGCTTGACCGATGCGCAGTTTATCCAAGATTCACGGCAAAGTGTGCGGGCAAGAAATTGGTTCAGTACTCCTTGGTGCATTCCAAGTGTAAATGCCGAGTACATTTTCAGTCCCAAAACCAAACTCAGCTTGAAGGCATTCTCGACCATTGCCGAGCGTAACAGTGTGGGGAATGTCAGAGCCATTACTGAAGTTGACAACTTAACAGCCCCTCGCCAGGTAGACAGAGATTTTTATACGACTATCGGTTCGGAACTCCGACTTTTGACCGATTACAAATTTCTCGGAAAAGAAAATACTCTGGCAACCGGCCTGCGTTATTTCCGTGGCCACATTGACCGCAAGCAACAGGGAAGAGGCACAAACGGTGCAGGAATGGATTTTGATCTTTCAGATGGAGCTTATCCCAGAGACTTAGATTTTACGAATATCAATCAAGCCGCTTTTTTTGAGAATATTTTCAGATTTAACAAAAAACTTCTGGCGACCCTGGGGGCAAGGGTAGAAAATATCTCCTCAACCATGGAAGGCCAATTCAGTTTAACCAACGGCAACCCGACGCTACTGAGTCCGATCACACGCAATCGCAGTTTTATGATTTTTGGCGGTGGACTCGAATACCACATCAGCCCGCAAACGGAATTTTATTCCAATATTTCACAGGCTTACCGCCCGGTCTTGATTTCTGACCTTACGCCTCCTGCCACGACCGATATTATTGACGAAAACCTCCAAGACGCTCGCGGGTACAATTTTGACTTTGGGTATCGTGGAAAAGTCGGCAATTATTTAAACTTTGATGTGGATTATTTTTATGTGAATTATAATAACCGTATCGGAACAATTACGCAGACAAACGCTGCCAATCAACGTTATCAGTTTCGCACGAATTTGGGGCGTTCGGTGAGCCAAGGCTTTGAAGGGTATGTTGAATTCGACCCGATTACGGCATTTTTTAAAAAATCGAAAGTGGGGTATTTGAGCGTTTTTGCTTCTATCGCTTACATTGATGCTGTTTATCATGACTTTGCAACTACTTCGGTTGTAAACGGTCTGGTGGCAGAAGGAAATCTTGCGGGCAAAAGGGTAGAAAACGCCCCAAGAAAAATCAATCGTTTTGGGGTGACTTACAACAAAAAAGGGTTTTCGGTGACGTGGCAATTGAGCGATATTGGCAAAGCTTACGCCGATGCTTCCAATACAGAAGCGGCTAATGCTGCCGCCACAACGGGCATAATTCCGGCTTATACCGTGCAGGACCTTTCGGCAAGTTTTAAATTTCTGAAACATTACAACTTCAAAGCAGGAGTAAACAACCTGACGGACGAGCGTTATTTTACACGTCGCGCGGGTGGCTACCCCGGCCCGGGCTTAATGCCTGCCGATGGCCGCACCTTCTATGTTTCAGGTGGTGTAAAGTTTTAA